DNA from Peromyscus leucopus breed LL Stock chromosome 3, UCI_PerLeu_2.1, whole genome shotgun sequence:
CACATCCTGTGGCCATTGGTTTTAAGTTTCCATATTTATTGTCCTTCCACTTGgcagaccagactgaccttgaactcatggcagccTTGCCTCaagtctccttagtgctgggattacaggcatgtgtccccTAATTCAGATCTGGTAAAGTTGACCTTAGATGTGGAGTCTGACTGGCCTCCAGCCTAAAGATAGTTTTTAGCCTTCCTTAGTATTGGGATTTTGACCAGAGGAGTTAATTTCCCTCAGTAGTGCATGGACATCATTTCTAAACTCCTAAGGTTGGATTTCTGTGATTTTCCTATCTTCCTTTCAGCTAAAGGTGACTGTATAGAACTTCCCATTTATCAAAGAgcacaccaacaccaacaccttCCATAGAGGAAGGAGCTCCTTGTGTCTTGGGAACGGAGGGTCATGGTGAATGCACACAGCTTTCCTATCGGGGAATTACATTAATGCAAAGGCACAAAATACCAAGATTGTTATAACTAAAGTTTTAGGCACATTCttaatggcatgtgtgtatgcaagGAGGCACAGTAAAGAAATTGCCAACATGACCGACCACTACATGATATGactaaagtttttattgtagatatgagagagagaacaaccagaggcatctggaatagtccagagcagagggagaaagCAGAGTGAATATGGTCAGCAAACTGGACATGGCCAGGGTTCTGTAAGAGAAAGGAGACTAaccagagacagaagagagagcatAACGAGACTAGCAAGAGCAGAGAGCCATGAGAATAGATCGGTTACAAGGAGGAGAGTAGTTGGATGAGCTTGAGCCGGAGGGAGTTTAGGGTGGAAGAGGTGAGAAGGGCTAGTGTGAAACCtataacaggtacttgtgatactgagggaccCCGGAGCCCAGAATGGGCTTTGATAGGCTGATAGGTGCCACAGGTATTACGTCCCTTGAGGATTGTGGTATAGTAAGTTGGGAGGGTGTGTGATTTAAGAAAAATGCTGTCCCGTTTCTAGAATATTGGCAGGGAGAAATAAAGGAGGTTGTGGATTTAATGCCTCCTGGCTCCAGGCATTTCTGCATGTTCTGTAGATCTGGGGGAGCTCCTCTCTAGTTTGTTAGACTTGGTTATAAACTTACCTGTGCTGGGGGTAGGGTTGAGTAGAGCAAAGTCCTTGCATGGTTTTTTGTCATTGTCCTTAACAAAGCTGCGTCAATCCCCTTGTCTTTACAGCTATTGCCCAGAAGAAAAGATGTTTGGTTTTCACAAGCCAAAGATGTACCGAAGTATAGAGGGCTGCTGTATCTGCAGAGCCAAGTCCTCCAGCTCTCGGTTCACGGACAGTAAACGTTATGAAAAGGACTTCCAGAGCTGTTTTGGGTAAGATTAGTTATGTTCCATTCTTAGATGGAAAAATAGTCAAAGTGTGTGGAAATATTTCCATGCAAAGCAATGGGAACAATCTGCTAATATTTAAAATCACTAGTTTTCTAATATCTGGATTAGTGAGGATTCATGTTCTTAAAATAACTTGCTGAAGAGGATGATAGCCATATACTTAATATTCTGCCCTGAAACTTACCAGGGTACGTTGACTTTCCAACAGTACCTGGacgaaataaaatatttaatgttgaaCCATTTCCTGCGGTAGAAGATAGATAGTATGCTTGAGAGAAAGAGTGCTCCTGCATTTGCATGACACTGATTTTGATTGATTGCATGTGcactttgttttcaagacagggtcagtagccctgactgtcctggaacttgctctgtagaccagactggcctcaactcagagattcccttgcctctacctccagagtgctgagatcaaaggcatgcaccaccactgactcCCTGATGCATGTGAACATTTGAGTGCTTGTGTGTGCTCTGTCATTCACGCTGGGGTCGGCACCCTTGAGTGATCTTGCCTAGCTTCTTAggccaggccagctggcctgtgaacttcaagagattctcctgtttccacctttCAACTCTTAGAgatgagagctgggattacagatgcacatgACCATGCTCAGTTTTGCGTTGCACACctccacacctggtttatgtaaGTTCCGGATATTTGAATTCAGATCCTGCTGGTGTTTGTTCAGGAAGTGTTTCACACACTGAGCAGTCACCCCAGACCACATACTACTTTGTCTTAAAGCATTTATTGTTTGCTCATTGCTAATTCTAGACATAGACTCTGTCCTActgtttttagttgtttttttttttgaggaaggatATCCCTATGTACCCCTGGAATTTGCCATGTAGGTAGATCTAGCTTGCttcttgactgctgggattaaaggtatgtgtattATCCTTTCTGGCCTACtgtgtttttaaagtgtgtgtgtgtcattctaGCCCATGCTACTCATAGTATAGTAGCCCTCttccctctacctcctgagtactgagattgtAGGTATGCATCACCGCAGCTCAGACTTTGTATTCTTTAGTTTTAAACTGTTAAAATGTAGTACATTGGGGCccttaagaacacttgttgctcttctaggaactctggttcagttcccagcacacacgtggTAACTCAACTGTTCGGAATTCCAGTTTGAGGAGATCTTACTCCTTCTGATCTCTAtggtgccaggcacacacatggtacacacttatacacataaaaattaaataaatctgatttttttgttttgttttgtttttaaaggcagaaacaCTGTGTAGCTTtagttgccctggaactcactatgtctataccaggctggctttgaatttaaaGAGATCcaactgcccctgcctcccacgtgctgggattaagggtatgcacCACTATACCTGACTTAAGAAAGATTTTTGAATGGAATACATTGATATGATTGGGTCTCTAGAAGCTagtaaatttttaattgaaaatttcgcgctctctctctctctctctctctctcgtgaaATCTACCCATCTCATTCCTTTCCCACCACTCCcccatcatttttttcttccaatttcaACTAcccaggctcttttctctcttctttttttaaaaaaagaacccacTGAGGGGCCTGgcatgatggtgtacacctttaatcccagcaatctagaggcagagacaggcagctctctcTGAGTCTGAGTGAGGCCTGACTAATTCacaaattgagttctaggacagccaggagtgaatattgagacactgtctaaaaccaaaaaaaaaaaaaaaaaccataggattaaaaaaaaaaaactaaaagaatttattttaaaataccactgACTCCACTTAGTGTTgcctgtatgtatacacatgggtGTATGACCACTTACTGGCATATTAATTTCATATCTGAAATGCACTAGAGAAACAGTGGACTAGATCATGTTAGGATAGTCAGAAATCGCATCTATGAGCCATAAATGGATGTATTTTTCTCCAAGCGTGATAACATTCTGTTTTTCTCGCAGGTTGCATGAGACTCGCTCTGGAGACATCTGCAATGCCTGTGTGTTGCTTGTGAAAAGATGGAAGAAGTTGCCAGCGGGATCAAAAAAAAACTGGAATCATGTTAGTTCatctttttctatctcttttaaaataaattcacacCAGCATTCCCAATTTAGGAAATTCTATATCACTAGGATAGAAAAGgctaaaagataaagaaaaactaGCCTGGTGTTGCATTTCCTGGTCTGTCTACAATACCCTTAGTGGAGATTTTGTTGCACGTTGTCAGATTCTAAGACTTCATTTCTAGTAAGTCCCAGAGTTAGACGTGGATCCTTTTCACTTTTAGACTGACATGCTGCTTCGAACTCATGAGCGCATAGGTTTAGTCTTGTGTTTACTACCTACGTACTACTTGTCTGACAGGCTATAAAGCTGTCAGCTGTCCACAGAGCTACTGTGGGACCTGAATGAGGTAGTGCCTATAAAATGAAAGGCTGGATGGATGCTGTTCGGGATAAGCTGTGTTAGGTCAGCAGTGTTGATGTGGATTCTGTtatcctttttactttttttgccCACATCACtagaattatataaaatatgtttagatatgtttgtatttttaaaattatgtctgtGTAAGTGTACCAGAGGTGGGGGCTGTTGTATCCTTTGAAGCTGTGCCTGGGCATGGCACTCAGTCTGCTGGAAAAGCGCTCCCTCATTTGATCTAGATGATCTGAGCAACacttttttaatgttatttttgaagatgtatttattttcaatctatatgtgtgttttgtctacttttatgtatgtgtgccacacgtacccctggtgcctgcagaggccaaaagagaacgttggatcccctggtactggagtagagatggctgtgagccaccaggtggatGTTGTGACCCGAATTCactttctgcaagagcagcatgtgcttttaattgctataccatttctccagcccccaatgctttttcatttttggtgctagggattgaactagAGTGTGGAACATGCTAGATTAAACTTGTACTGCTTAGTATCCCCTAGTCTAGAGTTTTGTTAAATTCTTGAATAATGTTAGGtagcttttcagattttttttttttttgctttattaagacaaagtctcatgtagccttggctagcctcaAGCTCCCAGTatggcagaggacaacttgattCTGATTTTATTACCCTGTCTCTCAGGTACCAGGGTTACAGGTATGAGCCCCCATCTGTGGCCAAGATTTATgaaattgacattacataaaatattttgcttAATTAGGCGTTTTCTTTACACAGCACAGTGCTGCCTTTTGACAGTGTTAAATCACTGCAGTGGGTTCCTGTGGACCTGTTACCATACTGTGTAAATAAGCTTTCCTTTAATAGCTTGTCTGAGGAAATCACCATTGTGGTATTTGAGGGTGATGacaaccttttatttttatttattttattttatttttttgtttttcgagacaagttttctctgtgtagctttgcacctttcctggatcttgctctgtagaccaggctggccttgaactcacaaagatccgcctggctctgcctcctgagtgctgggattaaaggcgtccgccgccgccgccgccgccgccgccaccaccaccacccggctaatgaCAACCTTTTATGTTGAAGGCCTAAGAAGTAGAACCATGCCATGCTAGACAAGTGAGATGAAATGCTGCTGTGGTTGATAAATTTAGGGATTAGCATGCAGAGTGGTCTAAGTCGCGCTTATTCTTTTCTATCATGTTATGGTTAAAGGTACAGAGGAACCCTTGTCACTCACTCTTGAATATAAAACTGGTTCTCAAGTAAGCATAGGCCCAAATGGCATTAAATATTCAGTATTTTCTTCCAGGTGGTAGATGCAAGGGCAGGACCCAGTCTAAAGACAACACTGAAACCAAAGAAAGTGAAAACTCTATCTGGAAACAGGATGAAAAGCAACCAGATCAGTAAACTGCAGAAGGAATTTAAACGCCACAGTGAGTTTGTTTTTGAGCACCATTACTgaattttagtgttttatttttgaccGGGGCTGGTTTTACAGTACGTGAATCCATTTCCTGCTTACTGTCTGCTAAGTACTGAGGTGGACCCCTTCCTGTTTTGGAGTCTTAGCCTTTGGAAGGTACTATTGAATCAGTGActgtgtgttctttttcttttcttttttttgtttttgtgtgttcttaTTTTGATATCTTAAAGTAACTAAAGGGGCTTGGGAGATCCTGGAGTGTATAAAGAGCTTGCTGCAAAAACATGAAGACTTGagtcagaccccagcacccacataaaggctGGGTGGAGCGTGCAAGGGAGCTCATCGGGAAAGGCAGTTGCTGCCCAGGCCTGACAACTGGAGTCTCTAATCTCCAGGACCAATGTGTTAGGAGAACCGACTTCcaaaaagttttcctctgacttctgcacgTGCACTGTGACATGTATATGCTTATATACATACACTAATAAatgcagcaacaacaaaaagctgggcAGACATGCCTGCCTGTGATCACAGCACTCAAGATTCAGAGATCCCTGGGACAAGTGAGCACTggatttagtgagagaccctgcctcagtaaagaTGTTAGTCTGGCTTTCTCATACCATGGGTAAACATGTACACAGACAAAACCAacattctccttctcttctcttctcttctcttctcttctcttctctctctctcacatacaaacacacacacacacacacacacacacacacacacacacacacttacacacacttacacacacttaTAATAGGTAGCTACTTTTTCAAAGCATACCAGGacagtgtgtctttttttttttttttccggtttttcgagacagggtttctctgtgtagctttgcgcctttcctgggactcacttggtagcccaggctggcctcgaactcacagatccgcctgcctctgcctcccgagtgctgggattaaaggcgtgcccaaccaccgcccggcgacagtGTGTCtttattgacattttaattttccagaCTGCACTGCCAGCTTGTTTACTTGGGTTTTatacataaagaaattaaatccTGGAAATGTGCAGAAAAGTCAGCAAATTAGTGGACACAGCATTCAACCAAAGCCTAGATTTCTGGAAAGGAACTTTAGAAATCATCACTCACATGGAGGAAAGTAGCTTCTGACCTTTCAGTGTAAGACACATGTGTTATGTTGGAATGTCAAGTTCATACTGGGTTCATAGACTATTGGTGGAGGTTGTGGTTATCCATATGTTCAGTTTAGACTTTAGactttgaaaatggaaacagcctcTTGTTACTGTATAATACCTGTTTAACCCTGGGGACCTGAGGCAAAACTGCTAGATTAAACACACAAGTATTTCATAATAAGAATGTAGTTATTCACAGTAGATAGAATGGCTAGTTTGTTGTcgtctttttattaatttagttaCATGAGTCACTACTacaataaagataaatgaaactTGATAAATGTTTTGGAGGTTCTAATTCAAAGAAGCCTGAGACTTTGTTTGTTGCCCACCTGCCTCGTGCTCTTGTTCATGCCTAACTAATCCTTACCAATTAAGACTTAACAATTACAGTTCTTCATTGTATACAGTTGTTATATATCTTGGTATCCCAAAGTCTTAGATTAATCTAAGGGCagcttttaaatgtaaaagtgGTACACACTGAAATTTGAAATGTTTAGGATAGAGAGCCTCCCTTACACAGAAGCTGTCTGCTGGTGTTTGGGAAGTTTGAGAATCCTGCTAGATTACTCCTTTCAGGTGTGATACTCGTGAAGATTTTGTCTTTAGGAAGTTGAATgccatttattaaaatgaaatagcaTACAAATAAcacatgatattttattttagatgtttaattttacattatttatgtaAGGATTTTTAAAGAGGAACTTGTGAGATCCTTACATTTATaagcttttgttttccttgaatGCTAGAGCTCAAACCTAAGGCTTTGTGCCAGGAAAGCACTTCACTACTGAACTACACCTCCTGCCCTTGTAAGCACTCCAGAAAATGTTtcagtgaggctggagagatggcccagggtgtcactgctcttgcagagaagctTGGCCCATCAAGCACCCTTATCAAGTAGCTCATGACTACCTCagactctagctccagggcatcagataacctctggtctccaaggttgtctgcatatgtgtacatgtacacacaaaatctAACTAAACTAAAGCTTTggtgtttaataaataataataattatttctcTGAGTTAGAGAACTGTTCTATCCATGTCCTGGATAGACGGGAAGTTTAAGTGGTGGTTTTGGTCTAAACAGTACTAAAAAGCATAGTGACCATCAACCAAAAGGTTTTCCTGGcttttcattcatccatccattcattcattcattcattcattcattctggtgGTTTGAGATTGGG
Protein-coding regions in this window:
- the Sinhcaf gene encoding SIN3-HDAC complex-associated factor isoform X2 gives rise to the protein MFGFHKPKMYRSIEGCCICRAKSSSSRFTDSKRYEKDFQSCFGLHETRSGDICNACVLLVKRWKKLPAGSKKNWNHVVDARAGPSLKTTLKPKKVKTLSGNRMKSNQISKLQKEFKRHNSDAHSTTSSASPAQSPCYSNQSDDGSDTEMASSSNRTPVFSFLDLTYWKRQKICCGIIYKGRFGEVLIDTHLFKPCCSSKKAAAEKPEEQVPAPLPISTQEW